A region from the Ictalurus punctatus breed USDA103 chromosome 25, Coco_2.0, whole genome shotgun sequence genome encodes:
- the prg4b gene encoding proteoglycan 4b isoform X1, whose translation MTPLLPASIKSEQLHTHALSLTHAQRHSQGHRQLSHTLVFQQVPAEMSISVSVLLLSLCVLVTCSSAQKSCRGRCGETYSRGNQCQCDYECLSHNECCKNYESVCTARDSCKGRCGEGFKRGRQCHCDIECIKYDQCCPDYETQCNTEDSSTEEEYSELEVTTPLDDLANEDVVSGTKPSPYDTAELLDPVEDHVAPLPSLPDFVTVPSTIGSPVPDEDREEPQDNFEPEQLSPNNFPPASTRQAVTRQTSEQYPAMTIPADGTTAPAQTDLNTETTTPLTTEPKSTAADDNPEIPASKPTARNPQSVSELEQLSYNASVPTVPPEMASTTPNSTLTSQSTSEPKITPSATAQANNPDLKPSNPVQSEDKQDLKVNLEDQTEAQLEPSENTNPGGVEILKTLSTDKPTTARITTVAQNENREIKDIVSTKDSPAYPALTESTPAPATVSSSPIKVQENPTKPKDTNNNLQDLQDYQADANSDTDLCSGRPVNGLTTLRNGTIVVFRGHYFWMLDSRRNAGPAQSITDFWGIPSPIDTVFTRCNCHGKTYIFRGNKYWRYENDVMDAAFPRPISEGFGLGGHIVAALSMPQYRSRRESVLFFKRGGLAQRYTYLNTPECGSKSAAVTVKRRFRKEAVPKLGQEIVISRTWVGFPPTVTSAVSVRATGGDGYKYYAFSPTKYYSLKMEGDTPVVLTPRAGPQQQKSAKSWFRCPDTSKV comes from the exons ATGACTCCGCTGCTTCCAGCGTCTATAAAATCAGAGcaacttcacacacacgcactctctctcacacacgcacagagacaTTCTCAAGGCCACAGACAACTCTCACATACGCTTGTATTCCAG CAGGTTCCTGCTGAGATGAGCATCTCTGTGTCTGTCCTCCTGCTCTCACTGTGTGTCCTGGTCACATGCTCCTCAGCCCAGA AAAGCTGCAGAGGACGATGTGGAGAAACTTATTCCCGAGGCAATCAGTGCCAGTGCGACTACGAGTGCCTCTCACACAACGAGTGCTGCAAGAACTACGAGTCTGTTTGCACGGCAA GGGACTCCTGTAAAGGCCGATGTGGTGAGGGCTTTAAGAGAGGGAGACAGTGTCACTGTGATATCGAGTGTATTAAATACGACCAGTGCTGTCCAGACTACGAGACCCAGTGCAACACCGAGG ATTCCTCAACGGAAGAAGAGTACAGCGAGCTTGAGGTGACCACGCCTCTGGACGACTTGGCGAATGAAG ATGTTGTAAGCGGTACCAAGCCCTCTCCTTATGACACTGCGGAGCTTTTGGACCCGGTTGAAGACCACGTGGCACCTCTCCCTTCTCTGCCTGATTTTGTAACAGTGCCAA GTACGATTGGTTCTCCTGTGCCTGACGAGGACCGTGAAGAACCTCAGGATAATTTTGAACCTGAGCAACTTTCTCCTAACAATTTTCCTCCAGCCTCAACTAGGCAGGCTGTCACCAGACAAACTTCAGAACAGTATCCGGCTATGACAATTCCAGCAGACGGCACCACTGCACCTGCACAGACTGACCTGAACACAGAAACAACCACTCCACTTACCACAGAGCCCAAAAGCACCGCTGCAGATGATAATCCTGAAATACCTGCTTCTAAACCGACTGCTAGAAATCCTCAGTCTGTCTCTGAACTGGAGCAACTTTCTTATAATGCCTCAGTTCCCACTGTTCCTCCTGAGATGGCCTCAACTACACCAAATTCCACACTAACATCTCAGAGCACCTCAGAGCCCAAAATCACACCTTCAGCCACTGCTCAGGCCAATAATCCAGACCTTAAACCTTCTAATCCTGTCCAATCTGAAGACAAACAGGACCTAAAGGTAAACCTTGAAGATCAGACAGAGGCTCAGTTGGAACCCAGTGAAAACACAAATCCGGGAGGAGTGGAGATCCTCAAAACGCTCTCAACAGACAAGCCTACCACTGCCAGAATAACAACAgtagcacaaaatgaaaaccGGGAAATAAAGGACATTGTTTCTACGAAGGATTCTCCAGCTTACCCTGCATTAACAGAGAGCACCCCTGCTCCTGCAACGGTTAGCTCTTCTCCAATTAAAGTGCAAGAAAATCCCACGAAACCAAAAGACACTAACAACAATCTTCAGGACCTTCAGGATTATCAGGCAG ATGCCAACAGCGACACTGATCTCTGCAGCGGGCGTCCGGTTAACGGCTTGACTACGCTTAGGAACGGCACCATCGTGGTTTTTCGAG GACACTACTTTTGGATGCTGGACTCCAGAAGAAACGCTGGGCCTGCTCAATCAATCACAGACTTCTGGGGAATACCTTCTCCCATCGACACGGTCTTCACACGCTGTAACTGCCACGGCAAGACCTACATCTTCAGG GGGAATAAATACTGGAGGTATGAGAATGACGTTATGGACGCCGCCTTCCCCAGACCCATCAGTGAGGGCTTTGGACTCGGGGGTCACATTGTCGCCGCTTTATCCATGCCTCAGTACAGAAGCAGGAGAGAGTCCGTGTTATTCTTTAAAAGAG GTGGACTGGCTCAGAGATACACCTACCTCAACACACCTGAGTGCGGCAGCAAGTCAGCTGCAGTCACAGTAAAGAGGAGATTCAGAAAGGAAGCAG TCCCCAAGCTGGGTCAAGAGATCGTCATTAGCAGGACCTGGGTAGGCTTTCCACCCACAGTGACGTCGGCGGTGTCCGTACGCGCTACAGGAGGGGACGGATACAAATACTACGCCTTCTCCCCGA cCAAGTACTACAGTTTAAAGATGGAAGGCGACACTCCGGTCGTTCTCACGCCGAGGGCTGGACCACAACAGCAAAAATCAGCCAAAAGTTGGTTCAGGTGTCCAGACACGAGTAAAGTGTAG
- the prg4b gene encoding proteoglycan 4b isoform X2, translating into MTPLLPASIKSEQLHTHALSLTHAQRHSQGHRQLSHTLVFQVPAEMSISVSVLLLSLCVLVTCSSAQKSCRGRCGETYSRGNQCQCDYECLSHNECCKNYESVCTARDSCKGRCGEGFKRGRQCHCDIECIKYDQCCPDYETQCNTEDSSTEEEYSELEVTTPLDDLANEDVVSGTKPSPYDTAELLDPVEDHVAPLPSLPDFVTVPSTIGSPVPDEDREEPQDNFEPEQLSPNNFPPASTRQAVTRQTSEQYPAMTIPADGTTAPAQTDLNTETTTPLTTEPKSTAADDNPEIPASKPTARNPQSVSELEQLSYNASVPTVPPEMASTTPNSTLTSQSTSEPKITPSATAQANNPDLKPSNPVQSEDKQDLKVNLEDQTEAQLEPSENTNPGGVEILKTLSTDKPTTARITTVAQNENREIKDIVSTKDSPAYPALTESTPAPATVSSSPIKVQENPTKPKDTNNNLQDLQDYQADANSDTDLCSGRPVNGLTTLRNGTIVVFRGHYFWMLDSRRNAGPAQSITDFWGIPSPIDTVFTRCNCHGKTYIFRGNKYWRYENDVMDAAFPRPISEGFGLGGHIVAALSMPQYRSRRESVLFFKRGGLAQRYTYLNTPECGSKSAAVTVKRRFRKEAVPKLGQEIVISRTWVGFPPTVTSAVSVRATGGDGYKYYAFSPTKYYSLKMEGDTPVVLTPRAGPQQQKSAKSWFRCPDTSKV; encoded by the exons ATGACTCCGCTGCTTCCAGCGTCTATAAAATCAGAGcaacttcacacacacgcactctctctcacacacgcacagagacaTTCTCAAGGCCACAGACAACTCTCACATACGCTTGTATTCCAG GTTCCTGCTGAGATGAGCATCTCTGTGTCTGTCCTCCTGCTCTCACTGTGTGTCCTGGTCACATGCTCCTCAGCCCAGA AAAGCTGCAGAGGACGATGTGGAGAAACTTATTCCCGAGGCAATCAGTGCCAGTGCGACTACGAGTGCCTCTCACACAACGAGTGCTGCAAGAACTACGAGTCTGTTTGCACGGCAA GGGACTCCTGTAAAGGCCGATGTGGTGAGGGCTTTAAGAGAGGGAGACAGTGTCACTGTGATATCGAGTGTATTAAATACGACCAGTGCTGTCCAGACTACGAGACCCAGTGCAACACCGAGG ATTCCTCAACGGAAGAAGAGTACAGCGAGCTTGAGGTGACCACGCCTCTGGACGACTTGGCGAATGAAG ATGTTGTAAGCGGTACCAAGCCCTCTCCTTATGACACTGCGGAGCTTTTGGACCCGGTTGAAGACCACGTGGCACCTCTCCCTTCTCTGCCTGATTTTGTAACAGTGCCAA GTACGATTGGTTCTCCTGTGCCTGACGAGGACCGTGAAGAACCTCAGGATAATTTTGAACCTGAGCAACTTTCTCCTAACAATTTTCCTCCAGCCTCAACTAGGCAGGCTGTCACCAGACAAACTTCAGAACAGTATCCGGCTATGACAATTCCAGCAGACGGCACCACTGCACCTGCACAGACTGACCTGAACACAGAAACAACCACTCCACTTACCACAGAGCCCAAAAGCACCGCTGCAGATGATAATCCTGAAATACCTGCTTCTAAACCGACTGCTAGAAATCCTCAGTCTGTCTCTGAACTGGAGCAACTTTCTTATAATGCCTCAGTTCCCACTGTTCCTCCTGAGATGGCCTCAACTACACCAAATTCCACACTAACATCTCAGAGCACCTCAGAGCCCAAAATCACACCTTCAGCCACTGCTCAGGCCAATAATCCAGACCTTAAACCTTCTAATCCTGTCCAATCTGAAGACAAACAGGACCTAAAGGTAAACCTTGAAGATCAGACAGAGGCTCAGTTGGAACCCAGTGAAAACACAAATCCGGGAGGAGTGGAGATCCTCAAAACGCTCTCAACAGACAAGCCTACCACTGCCAGAATAACAACAgtagcacaaaatgaaaaccGGGAAATAAAGGACATTGTTTCTACGAAGGATTCTCCAGCTTACCCTGCATTAACAGAGAGCACCCCTGCTCCTGCAACGGTTAGCTCTTCTCCAATTAAAGTGCAAGAAAATCCCACGAAACCAAAAGACACTAACAACAATCTTCAGGACCTTCAGGATTATCAGGCAG ATGCCAACAGCGACACTGATCTCTGCAGCGGGCGTCCGGTTAACGGCTTGACTACGCTTAGGAACGGCACCATCGTGGTTTTTCGAG GACACTACTTTTGGATGCTGGACTCCAGAAGAAACGCTGGGCCTGCTCAATCAATCACAGACTTCTGGGGAATACCTTCTCCCATCGACACGGTCTTCACACGCTGTAACTGCCACGGCAAGACCTACATCTTCAGG GGGAATAAATACTGGAGGTATGAGAATGACGTTATGGACGCCGCCTTCCCCAGACCCATCAGTGAGGGCTTTGGACTCGGGGGTCACATTGTCGCCGCTTTATCCATGCCTCAGTACAGAAGCAGGAGAGAGTCCGTGTTATTCTTTAAAAGAG GTGGACTGGCTCAGAGATACACCTACCTCAACACACCTGAGTGCGGCAGCAAGTCAGCTGCAGTCACAGTAAAGAGGAGATTCAGAAAGGAAGCAG TCCCCAAGCTGGGTCAAGAGATCGTCATTAGCAGGACCTGGGTAGGCTTTCCACCCACAGTGACGTCGGCGGTGTCCGTACGCGCTACAGGAGGGGACGGATACAAATACTACGCCTTCTCCCCGA cCAAGTACTACAGTTTAAAGATGGAAGGCGACACTCCGGTCGTTCTCACGCCGAGGGCTGGACCACAACAGCAAAAATCAGCCAAAAGTTGGTTCAGGTGTCCAGACACGAGTAAAGTGTAG
- the scyl3 gene encoding protein-associating with the carboxyl-terminal domain of ezrin: MGAESSGLRSSVLEEPSVTLPSGLTMYSAVLQDGKPASVFVYKQGNEDKVNKATKHLKTLRHPCLLRFLSCSVQDGGVHLVTERVQPLELLLEDLTPEEICAGVYDLLQALVFLHDRGKSSHNNVCMSSVFVSDDGHWKLGGMETVCKFSEATPEFLTSVQMVRESSAVPPEEKLGGFKTLPDKHAHARDAFSFGVLLEALIPLLSSYVSDELLESLRSTLQVSLLTSDPTVRPALSSLLTHEFFRNDFLDIMNFLKSLTLKSEEEKHEFFKFLLDQVHSLPEELIGARLAPKLLNSLVFAEPTAVKSFLPHLLQPKKDSAVRVGEVCLLSMPLYRRHVVPQLLKLFKVNEEHVRMVLLSHIHIYAEFFSHDELKNQILPQVLLGMRDTNDALVAMTLQGLAVLVPLLGAQVVVGGERTKVFKRTTPNFTKSTEVTPENSPVHIVGASSPCSSQPSKVTGLLPKRLEGGELVLEKLNSLQSVRRDVAAQMPSTSKKALPLNGFSQEEEGENGSRTERPDEDWPDWEDAGEKSGTYQPVQISIQPADSDSELPTTAAYDEEEPWDDFEDSEVISKHSSTTPQPVPTSKSISDSALGPVSLPISRPARESKALKLSTASVKTASEQKQLPSDVGWEQNIVEDTRPSKPGVAKNGYRSAGAGGLGEEFTIEVKKKPDRDPELDLFADMVPDIKLSSPSMFLPIGSSISKPERDTTHFNTLELTAKFAAVDLPETDAEGWGDSDITWEDENTWS, from the exons ATGGGAGCAGAGAGCAGTGGGTTGAGGAGCAGTGTGCTTGAAGAGCCGTCTGTGACGCTGCCTTCAGGCCTCACCATGTACTCTGCTGTGCTGCAGGATGGAAAACCAGCCTCGGTCTTCGTCTACAAGCAGGGCAATGAAGACAAAGTCAACAAAGCAACCAAG CACCTGAAAACTCTGAGACACCCGTGTTTGCTGCGCTTCCTGTCGTGCTCCGTGCAGGATGGAGGCGTACACTTGGTGACGGAGAGGGTGCAGCCGCTGGAGCTGCTGCTGGAGGATCTCACACCTGAGGAGATCTGCGCTGGCGTCTATGATCTGCTGCAGGCCCTTGTATTCCTCCATGACAGG GGAAAATCCAGCCACAACAATGTGTGCATGTCCTCCGTATTCGTTAGTGATGATGGACACTGGAAGCTTGGTGGGATGGAAACAGTTTGCAAGTTTTCGGAAGCAACGCCAGAG TTTCTCACCAGCGTTCAGATGGTACGAGAGAGCAGCGCTGTGCCCCCTGAGGAGAAG cTTGGCGGATTCAAGACGCTTCCCGACAAACACGCCCACGCACGGGATGCTTTCTCTTTTGGCGTGCTGCTGGAGGCCCTCATCCCCTTGCTGAGCAGTTACG tgtcGGACGAGCTGCTGGAGAGTCTGAGGAGCACGCTGCAGGTCAGCCTGTTGACCTCTGACCCCACGGTGCGGCCGGCTCTCAGCAGTCTGCTGACCCATGAGTTTTTCAG GAATGATTTCCTGGACATCATGAACTTTCTAAAGAGTTTGACTTTAAAGTCTGAGGAGGAAAAACACGAGTTTTTTAA ATTTCTACTGGACCAAGTTCACAGCCTGCCTGAGGAACTGATCGGCGCTCGTTTGGCTCCGAAACTGTTGAATTCTCTGGTGTTTGCCGAACCCACGGCTGTAAAAAGCTTCCTGCCTCACCTCTTACAGCCCAAAAAGG ATTCAGCTGTACGGGTCGGGGAGGTGTGTCTGCTGTCGATGCCACTGTACCGGAGACACGTGGTGCCGCAGCTTCTCAAGCTCTTTAAAGTGAACGAGGAGCATGTCCGGATGGTGCTGCTCTCCCATATCCACATCTATGCAGAGTTCTTCTCGCATGACGAGCTCAAGAACCAGATCCTACCTCAG GTGTTGCTGGGAATGAGAGACACTAATGATGCTCTGGTTGCCATGACGCTGCAAGGCCTGGCAGTCCTGGTGCCGTTACTGGGTGCGCAGGTAGTGGTGGGTGGCGAGAGAACCAAAGTCTTCAAACGTACCACACCGAACTTCACCAAGTCCACAGAGGTTACACCTGAAA ACTCACCTGTTCATATTGTCGGAGCGTCTTCGCCCTGTAGTTCGCAACCCTCCAAGGTTACAGGTCTGTTGCCTAAACGTTTAGAAGGAGGAGAGCTCGTTCTTGAGAAGCTGAACTCTCTCCAGTCAGTCAGAAGAGATGTTGCTGCCCAGATGCCCTCTACATCAAAGAAGG CTCTTCCATTGAATGGCTTCAGCCAAGAAGAAGAGGGAGAGAACGGCAGCAGAACGGAAAGACCGGACGAGGACTGGCCCGACTGGGAGGACGCAGGGGAGAAATCTGGCACGTACCAGCCTGTACAAATTAGCATACAGCCTGCAGACAGTGACTCAGAATTACCAACCACGGCTGCATATGATGAAGAGGAACCCTGGGATGATTTTGAAGATTCTGAGGTCATCTCCAAGCACTCGAGTACTACGCCTCAGCCGGTCCCGACGTCAAAATCCATAAGCGACAGTGCCTTAGGACCTGTATCTCTACCAATTTCCAGACCTGCAAGAGAGTCTAAAGCACTTAAACTGAGTACTGCTTCAGTAAAAACTGCTTCTGAGCAGAAACAGTTGCCTTCAGATGTAGGCTGGGAGCAGAACATCGTGGAAGATACCAGGCCCAGCAAACCAGGTGTAGCTAAAAATGGATACAGGAGTGCAGGAGCTGGAGGTCTAGGAGAGGAGTTCACCATTGAGGTGAAAAAGAAACCAGATCGAGATCCAGAGCTGGACCTCTTCGCTGACATGGTGCCAGACATAAAGCTGTCGTCTCCTAGCATGTTCTTACCCATAGGGAGTTCAATCAGCAAGCCTGAGCGAGACACTACACACTTCAACACACTGGAACTGACAGCCAAGTTTGCTGCAGTAGACCTGCCCGAG ACTGATGCAGAGGGCTGGGGTGACAGTGATATCACCTGGGAAGACGAGAACACCTGGTCCTGA